A segment of the Populus alba chromosome 9, ASM523922v2, whole genome shotgun sequence genome:
TCTTTGTTAGATTTAATAGTCTTTTCTTTACTTGGGTTCCTCACCAAAAAGTTAAGTCACCCAAGTAATCAACTTGAGAATACAAATCGCATTATTttctttcctctgttttttctttacctTTTCACAAACACTCTTCCATTCACATACTGAGGTCTACCCAAATAAGTGATGAAAATACTTTGAACCAATGTCTATCTTCCAGACAATTACTTTGCAAATTGTGTTTGGATATAGTTCACTAAATATTCCTTCAATAACTTCACATTGAACTCAAACTCATCTATACATATTTCTATCAGCAAGATATCCAACTAACTTTTGAAAAGGCTCATAAGAGTATCATTCATTGTTTAAGTGTCAACATATCAGCTGCCCTCTAGCTTAATGGAACAAATATTGACCCTAAGGCAACACCTCTCTCATCTTTTGCAGTTGCATCATTAAAAATAGGTACCAGAATTTTCCATAACCTGGATCACCCCAtttgaaaagtgaaaagcaGTTGCATAACCAGTTGTTGAAACTTCCGTCACAAAATTAGGATGGAGCAAATGAATGCCAGAGAAAATTgtgcaaaaaattcaaatcatgcCACAAGCAACGAACTCAAAACCACATGCCTTCATAGCTCAAGAAGCGCCCATCACAACTCAAAGAAAACCCAGATGGGAAAATAGATCAAGTAGctgaaaaactaaaatttagcCATTCGCTGAATATATGCATCTTTACCCTATAACAACAAACCCAGTGAAACAACTCATTTCGTCAACACATTCATAGCAGCAATGCAAGTCAAGTCTATCAGATCATTAAGTAACACATTCAAGCACATCAAGCAAGACCGAAGCACACCAAAAAAATTAGAGTAATTAACGAAAAGTTCCAAAGTCTCATGCTTTACTAAATAAATTCCtcagaatgaaaagaaaagtaattgaAGCAGTAAAACCTTGATATTTAGCAACTTCTTCTCCATCAAAAAAGAGCTTAAAAGTAGGGTAAGAGTGGATATCAGCTTTAGAACAGACAGATTTGCTGGCGCCGCAGTCAACTTCTCCAACCTCTATTTCATCTTCCCCCTCCATTGCCTTCCCAACCTCTTCCCACAAGGTCCCCAAATTCTTactgataataaataaatataaaattaaaatataagtaTAGTATTAAGCAGAggatcaataaataaaatcacttACCAATGCTTACACCATGGAACACAAAATTTGACAAACCATGCCGTGTCTTTCTCCTTCACCTACATacataatattattgttattatttaaataaaacacataaacaaacccaatttaattattaataataaaagaaagaattagaACCACCTTGTCAGAGAATGTTTCAGGAGTTAGGGTTATAACTTCAGCTTGAGAAAGGAAGAGTGAGAGAAATAATGATAATACGATCCAAATCGAAACCGAACGGTTTAGGTTTATCATAATTCTTAATCTTAGctgattgatgatgatgatgatgatgatgattttcaGCTCCTTGGAATTGTCTTCGTTATCATCACAGTAGTGAAGGAGATCTTATGAGCAGCTGCGCAAGGAGGGAGAGATCTGTTGTTTTCTCTTTTACACCGGTCGGTGACagaccttttttctttttcaagaagGGCCTTATTTATTTCAACCCACAAATACAGGCCCAAAACAATTGTTATCTGCCAGATATGGAAGCAATGAGAATTGACGGGTTGAGTTTTTATGATATCTATATCATATTTATTGTcaattaagagaaaaattagatatttattatttatttgtttgggtATTTATATAGATACCATACTATTTATCAttagatataaattaaaattgtaaaatgcatatatataatgataaaattagacacacacacacatgtgtgTTTATTGTGTCAATatgatgatatttatattttatattaaattaaaaaaatataaatgtactatgaatatatatttatatgatattataaagattttttagtGTAGCACTAGACACAAATTACTATGAATTGTTAtagtgaaattattattttttttctttgatgaaaaaatggATGTCTTTATTTTGGAAGTAATTTGGTCTTTTTCAATGGCCTATTAGTCATTAAATGGTTTTCAAGGGTATATtcatctttttactttttttaagacaataaaataacttatttaccttttaaggttaaaaaaatttagaattattgacCACAAATTTCTCAgtcttttcattatttaaagaataataaaaagatactTTTACCCTTGGCATTAGAAAACAATAGTTCATAAGCCCAGAGGCATGTTTTTCCttccatatatgttttttattttgttaattcaaattaaggagggcattttgatattttatgttgattaaataatttttaaatttaaaaagttgttggCGTGTGCTTTTCATGTGCCAGCACATATGAGGCAGCTGTGCCTTTTAGGTAGCATAGGTGGCGCCAAAACTGCTTTTTTGTTGTATCGTTGAAAACAGTGTCACTTCCTCTTTTTTTAGTGCGATGTGTGATGGAAGCAAATATATTGTTTGTAGTgattgtttttccattttcttttctcttttctccctTTAAAAGTACACGTTACCcttctttgtttttgatatttcagttttagtccttattcttttgatttttaattttcgtTCTTAGcacttttataaaaatcttgtttgttttcaatttgttatcttttttttttcaactaagcctttattcttttgacttctaatttttttctttacctttttgttaaagttttattggttttcaattgcattctataatcaatttttttggtgtattttttttttcaaaatggtcatcattcttttgatatatatatttttttcattttattaaagttattttttctttttaatttaacccttcaatataaaatttttggttgccctctaatttattttttatttcaattttcaccttcattcttttaattatatatatatatatatatatatatattattttagatcattttatgtaattaattttttttttggttttatccttcaatgtttgatttgttgaggattggactttataattattttttattatttatggtgCTTTCAGTTTAATGACCCGAGTCAtgggtttaaaaagttaaagcaAGTCAACTTTTTTTAGGTCATtttcttttacaatttcattgtctaatatttttttttttttagaaaaatattgccTTTGtagttttcttcaatttcttttctatcgAGTTATGTTGGTCTTATGACTCAGGCTATAGGTTTGCAAATTAACTCGAGTTGGATCGTTTTTTATTACATAGATCATATGTCTATCTCAACATCCATGATTCCATcgataaaaagtaattttaataaaattaatgtctAAATACCAATGAAATAATCCAttagtaaaataaaagtgatttttagaaTGGTACCAAACTAGTTGTAGAATATTATTGTCATGGTATACCACTCATTAAATCACAAAAGTTACTGTATTTCCAAAGGACAAATTATATATTACGTTGCTCATTAGTATATCATGTGAATTAAGGCATTTACATcatcaaaaaaactaaaagatctTAGTCATGTATTCTAGATTGTGAGTGTTTTCACTGTGAATTAGAGTAGTGCTTATCGAGGAATTAGTTGGTTATCGTGATAAGTTGTGAGCAATTTgctttttgctattttttcatAGTGTGCGTGGCATGCGTTGAGTTGCTGGTTGTTTGTTGTCAGAGGCGTTTGGTGGGttgtcattttcttgatttattcaGTATAAAATGGCTGGTAGTTAAATACAAGCCTTACCTATGATGTACTTGGTTGCGTGATTGTTCTTGAGATAGTGTTGGTCTAGTGTAGTTGAATGAGACTTCGGTTGATTTTGCATGAGATGACAATggtttttttgatgtttttttttttctaggcaaGTATAAATGTTCACTgtggtgagttttttttttttttttataaaattattgtttttggattttgttggaTTCAAGGGATTGCAGATAAATTTTATGTCTGTGATTGATGGGggcaatcatttttt
Coding sequences within it:
- the LOC118034619 gene encoding protein disulfide-isomerase 5-1, translated to MINLNRSVSIWIVLSLFLSLFLSQAEVITLTPETFSDKVKEKDTAWFVKFCVPWCKHCKNLGTLWEEVGKAMEGEDEIEVGEVDCGASKSVCSKADIHSYPTFKLFFDGEEVAKYQGPRDVESLKAFVLDEAEKAAAKAQLGYDKDL